The Geotalea uraniireducens Rf4 genome window below encodes:
- a CDS encoding nucleotidyl transferase AbiEii/AbiGii toxin family protein produces MLFSLWGDTPHRATRDIDFLGFGESAVNRLVQIFQAVCLTRVEEDGVIFLQESVRGMGNT; encoded by the coding sequence ATGCTCTTTTCCCTGTGGGGCGACACACCTCACCGCGCCACACGCGACATTGACTTTCTCGGCTTTGGAGAAAGTGCAGTTAACCGGCTTGTACAGATTTTTCAAGCCGTATGCCTGACTCGGGTTGAAGAGGACGGAGTCATTTTCCTTCAGGAAAGCGTCAGGGGTATGGGAAATACGTGA
- a CDS encoding type IV toxin-antitoxin system AbiEi family antitoxin domain-containing protein has product MKISPIEKIISLAKEGGIIRPRDLDAYGIPREYLRRLSVKGILERQSRGIYTLHEVELTQHHSLMQACKRLPKGVVCLLSALRYHGLTTQAPFEIWMAIDRKARLPKVEGVPLHLVRFSGEALTEGIERHRIEGVDVSVYCPAKTVADCFKYRNKIGLDVALEALRECRRERRCTMDDLWRYAKICRVANVIRPYLEALS; this is encoded by the coding sequence ATGAAAATTTCACCGATAGAAAAAATAATCAGCCTTGCCAAGGAAGGGGGCATCATCCGTCCCCGTGATCTGGATGCATATGGCATCCCCAGGGAATACCTGCGCCGCCTTAGTGTCAAGGGAATCCTGGAGCGCCAGTCCCGCGGCATCTATACCCTTCATGAGGTCGAACTGACCCAGCATCACAGCCTGATGCAGGCATGCAAGCGGCTGCCGAAAGGGGTGGTCTGTCTCCTCTCCGCGCTCCGCTATCATGGTCTCACCACCCAGGCACCCTTTGAGATCTGGATGGCCATTGACCGCAAGGCACGGCTTCCCAAGGTGGAAGGGGTGCCGCTTCATCTCGTCCGTTTTTCCGGTGAGGCCCTCACTGAAGGAATCGAGCGCCATCGGATCGAAGGTGTGGACGTGAGTGTCTATTGTCCGGCCAAGACCGTCGCCGACTGCTTCAAATACCGTAACAAGATCGGGCTGGATGTGGCACTCGAGGCCCTGCGCGAATGTCGGCGCGAGCGCCGCTGCACCATGGACGATCTTTGGCGCTATGCAAAGATCTGCCGGGTGGCAAACGTCATACGCCCCTACCTGGAGGCTCTTTCGTGA
- a CDS encoding nucleotidyl transferase AbiEii/AbiGii toxin family protein, with protein MKRTESFSFRKASGVWEIREDQEYDGVRITLEARLGGARIPVQVDVGFGDTVTPEADYADYPTTLDFPAPYIRVYPRETVVAEKFQAMIYLGMANSRMKDFYDLWIIGKTFPFEGRILAQAIMATFSRRRTALTDVLPLALTVEFSEDSGKQTQWRAFIKRNQLAPADLSLPTVIAEIREFIQPTMNATARGETFDFTWPPGGPWRHVAGEA; from the coding sequence TTGAAGAGGACGGAGTCATTTTCCTTCAGGAAAGCGTCAGGGGTATGGGAAATACGTGAAGACCAGGAATACGACGGGGTGCGGATCACCTTGGAGGCTCGCCTGGGAGGGGCACGGATACCGGTGCAAGTGGACGTCGGCTTCGGTGATACGGTTACTCCCGAGGCGGACTATGCTGATTATCCGACCACGCTCGACTTCCCCGCGCCATATATCCGCGTCTACCCCCGAGAAACCGTGGTTGCGGAGAAATTTCAGGCAATGATATATCTCGGCATGGCTAACAGCCGAATGAAAGATTTCTATGACCTCTGGATCATAGGAAAGACGTTCCCATTTGAGGGAAGAATCCTGGCACAGGCGATCATGGCCACATTTTCACGACGCAGAACCGCTTTAACTGATGTCCTCCCCCTGGCTCTAACAGTGGAATTTTCAGAAGACTCCGGCAAGCAGACGCAATGGCGAGCGTTTATCAAAAGGAACCAACTGGCACCAGCCGATTTATCTCTGCCCACGGTTATTGCCGAAATTAGGGAGTTTATCCAGCCGACGATGAATGCCACTGCACGGGGAGAAACTTTCGATTTTACCTGGCCACCGGGAGGACCGTGGCGGCATGTAGCAGGCGAAGCATGA
- a CDS encoding tyrosine-type recombinase/integrase codes for MTPQNRQRKREQRKPGPFTDRFIKSLKPESEMYQVREGRGFAIRVLPTGVKTWYYIYTFNGKRRQLNLGNYPDKSLEDAHKVYLESAALVKNGVDPMDKPVAADPPPPQVELTVRRLAVDLYLDEWSKIHHSERWHYNNKKALEADVLPAWGDRLAADIRRKDAVEILELVAKRAPGQARNVLKAARGMYTYAVDRELLEYNPFTDIKISRTIPKMQPMSRDRELSEKEIKHLWNAIDEGGGSDGTKRALKLILITGQRPGEVVGMHRQEIEGKWWTIPWQRIKTRKRRQEDHRIYLSPLAMSLIGDGKGFIFSDPSGENSMTENALSHHVRKDIPDTVKKPYYGLPRWTPHDLRRTAATRLSRIGASDEIIDVILNHAKKGVSGIYNRNKYDKEKQQWLTKWSQHLEKLINGKQAATSTSNRGKKRGKKAGDDKKS; via the coding sequence ATGACACCCCAAAATCGACAGCGCAAGCGTGAACAACGTAAACCCGGTCCTTTCACTGACAGGTTCATAAAAAGCCTCAAACCTGAAAGCGAAATGTACCAGGTGCGTGAGGGACGAGGATTTGCCATCCGTGTTCTACCAACAGGGGTCAAAACCTGGTACTACATCTACACCTTTAACGGCAAACGCAGACAACTCAATCTCGGCAACTACCCTGACAAGAGCCTGGAAGACGCGCACAAGGTTTATCTGGAGTCCGCCGCCCTCGTAAAAAATGGCGTAGATCCCATGGACAAACCCGTTGCTGCAGACCCACCACCCCCGCAGGTTGAGCTGACAGTGCGGCGCCTCGCCGTTGACCTCTATCTTGATGAGTGGTCGAAGATCCACCATTCGGAAAGATGGCATTACAATAATAAGAAAGCCCTGGAAGCCGATGTTTTGCCGGCCTGGGGTGACCGTTTGGCTGCCGATATTCGCCGAAAGGATGCAGTGGAAATTCTGGAGCTCGTGGCGAAACGTGCGCCCGGCCAGGCCCGGAATGTTCTGAAGGCGGCAAGGGGTATGTATACCTACGCCGTCGACAGGGAACTGCTGGAGTACAACCCTTTCACCGATATCAAGATATCCAGGACAATCCCCAAGATGCAGCCCATGTCCCGGGATCGTGAGCTCTCAGAAAAAGAAATCAAGCACCTCTGGAACGCGATAGATGAAGGAGGAGGGAGTGACGGCACAAAGCGTGCGCTGAAATTAATCCTGATCACCGGTCAGAGACCGGGTGAAGTCGTGGGGATGCACCGGCAGGAAATTGAAGGAAAATGGTGGACGATACCGTGGCAACGTATCAAGACCCGCAAGCGCCGCCAGGAAGATCATCGTATATACCTTTCGCCTCTGGCCATGTCGCTTATCGGAGATGGCAAGGGATTCATCTTCTCCGATCCATCCGGCGAAAACTCCATGACTGAGAATGCCCTGAGTCACCATGTTCGAAAAGACATTCCGGATACAGTAAAAAAGCCGTATTACGGTCTCCCCCGCTGGACGCCACATGATCTCCGCCGCACGGCGGCTACCAGACTGTCCAGGATCGGGGCATCCGACGAAATCATCGACGTAATTCTGAACCACGCAAAAAAAGGGGTTAGCGGAATTTACAATCGGAACAAGTACGACAAGGAAAAACAACAGTGGCTCACCAAGTGGTCTCAGCATCTGGAGAAACTTATAAATGGCAAACAAGCTGCCACCAGCACGAGTAACCGTGGCAAAAAGCGAGGTAAGAAGGCCGGCGACGACAAGAAATCTTGA
- a CDS encoding TOTE conflict system archaeo-eukaryotic primase domain-containing protein → MRHEQISIIEAIRLDEARLARLDEERQVVNDRLRHLHAQLAALEVAATPTVESSSLSPDEKIALFRSIFRGREDVFPKLWISQKGDRKGYMPACVNDGSYATGVLDVAMMQSLVRKEEVADLVADYGQVIVDECHHLPAFSFERVLAEVNVGKGLL, encoded by the coding sequence ATGAGACACGAGCAGATTTCGATTATTGAGGCTATCAGACTCGATGAAGCCCGGCTTGCCCGACTGGATGAAGAAAGACAGGTTGTCAACGACCGATTACGGCACCTGCATGCCCAACTCGCAGCCCTAGAAGTAGCAGCAACTCCTACCGTTGAATCTTCCTCTCTCTCGCCTGACGAAAAGATTGCCTTGTTTCGCTCCATCTTCAGAGGGCGGGAAGATGTATTTCCCAAGCTCTGGATCAGTCAGAAAGGTGACCGTAAAGGCTATATGCCGGCTTGTGTCAATGACGGCAGCTACGCGACCGGGGTCCTGGACGTGGCCATGATGCAGAGTCTGGTACGTAAAGAGGAGGTCGCCGACCTGGTGGCCGACTATGGCCAGGTCATCGTGGATGAATGTCATCATCTGCCGGCATTCTCCTTCGAGCGGGTGCTGGCCGAGGTCAACGTTGGCAAGGGTCTGCTGTGA